Genomic DNA from Streptomyces sp. NBC_01571:
ACGCTTGCTCAAGAACTCGGATCCTGGGGTCTTCGTGAGGTGGACGAAGCCAAGCTCCTTGTCGCTGATGGTCGGCCAAGTTCCACCGGTGTCCTTACCCATGATATTGGATCGAGCTTTGCGGCACCGGTAGTGGCTCGCCTAGGAGCGGGTGTCCAATCCCTTTACCCTGAGGCTTCCGCCAACTTCATTCGTGCTCTCATCTTGCAATCGTGCGCTCCTGCCACAGATTTCACTCAAGGTGTCTCTGGTTTCACCGCTGGCGAGCGGGAAAAGGTCGTTCGTAAAGCGTCCGGATACGGCACTCCTTCGTTGAGTACCTCGTTGACAAGTGAACCACGAGGGGCTGTTCTCTATGCGGAGGACGAGATCGATATGGACGACGTACATTTGTACGCTCTACCGATACCTGATTCCTTCTTCCAAGGAAGACGTGCCGACCGAGGCATTTCTGTTTCCCTCTCCTATGATCCACCCGTTCGCGCGAGACGGCTCGACTACCTGGGTAGCCGAATGGAATTTGAAATGGTGCGGGGCCTATCTCCTGACGACGCTGTTCGTCTGTTCCTCGATGAAAAGATCTCTGGCGCTGCTGCCGGCGCGGGCTCTCGTTTGTCGCAACTCAGCCCGAGGAATCGGATCAGGTTTACCCCGAACAAGACCGTCAGGTCTCAAGGCGTGAATCAGCTCGGTCGCTATACGTGGAAGCAGTCGCTCACGCGCTTGGGGGACGGGCCGCAGGAGTTTCTGCTGGCTGTCCAGAACACTCGCCGATGGGCGCCGAAGCGTAGTAAGCAGTCGTATGCCCTTGCTGTCCGATTTTGGGTTGATGAATTGCTCCCTCCCGTTTACGCAGAGATTCGCAGTCGTGTGCCGAGAGTCCAACAGCGTGGCCGCATTCGACCGTGATTTACCTGCAAGGCTCAAGGCAGCCGGACTACGATTACTCTCATGACTGAGGAGACGATCGTCGCCCTACGCAACTATGACTACCTGGTGCGCAATCACGGTTTGGATGATGTTGCGCTTGATTGGCAGTCGGATACTTTGGTCCATGGTGAGGGAGGCTACGAAATCAGTCTTTTGACTGAGCGCGGTTTTACTCCTGCCACTCGCTGACCGCAACGTTTCCACCTCTAGCCACCACTGACCCAGGCTTCCATCCCGTCCGCCGTCGACCCACACGTCTGTGGAGTGGGCGTGGTTCATGGCGTCCAGGTGGAGCGCGCCACTGTACGAGCGACCTGGACGCCATGGGCCGCGTCTGCTCGGCTCTGCCTGGGTCGACGGTGGACGGGATGGAAGCCCACCACGCTCGCGACGATGTGCCCGCGGCCGGGAACGGCGCCCCCTCCATCCCGGTGCCGGCCGATCCCCCGCCGGAGGCATCGTCTGTGACCGTGAACGTGCCGGGTGCTCGCCTCATGCCTTCCGGGCCTATCTACGGTGGGCGGGCGTCGGCGCAGCCGGGGCGGAGCGGGCCGAAGGCAGGAGCGGTGCCCCGAGCAGAGCCGGGAAGCCCGCCCGGCGGAGCGGAGCCGGGTGCTTGAACCAGTAGAGAAGGTTGTAACTCACCGACGGGTGCGCTCATGATCACGGTCCGGCCGGAGCTAGAACGGTGGCCTTTCGCCGTAGCTCTCGCCGAGGCTAGGGCCTGTGGGCAAAGGGAAGCTGTCCGCCGTTAGGTCGCTGTCGCAGAAGAGGAAAGGATTCCGTTGGCCTTCCAGCCCAGACGAGTCCTCGCCCCAAGCGTCGAGTGCATCGATGGCCCGTTCCCGGTGCTGCCACCGCTCGCTGGTTCCGAGGACCTCGCGGAGCAGGGGTACCAGCGTCGCTCGGTGGGGCAGCAACTCCGCGTCGTCCAGGAGCGGGATGCATGCTGCGATCGCCGCTTCGCTCACATGCCGGTCGGCGTCATGGACGTACGCGAATGCGGCGGCGAACAACTGCGGTCTGGTTTGCCGGATGGCCGCGGC
This window encodes:
- a CDS encoding S8 family serine peptidase codes for the protein MRPSPPCRIRGTRPVGKKGWPSPISRAGEGISGAVKPEMMVAAGTLAQELGSWGLREVDEAKLLVADGRPSSTGVLTHDIGSSFAAPVVARLGAGVQSLYPEASANFIRALILQSCAPATDFTQGVSGFTAGEREKVVRKASGYGTPSLSTSLTSEPRGAVLYAEDEIDMDDVHLYALPIPDSFFQGRRADRGISVSLSYDPPVRARRLDYLGSRMEFEMVRGLSPDDAVRLFLDEKISGAAAGAGSRLSQLSPRNRIRFTPNKTVRSQGVNQLGRYTWKQSLTRLGDGPQEFLLAVQNTRRWAPKRSKQSYALAVRFWVDELLPPVYAEIRSRVPRVQQRGRIRP